Proteins encoded within one genomic window of Candidatus Eisenbacteria bacterium:
- a CDS encoding NUDIX domain-containing protein has protein sequence MSNLVIDKVEVYVFRRRTRAVEFLALRRGPRKKLPGVWQPVTGKIELFETPAEAALREIREETGLRPIRFWRLEQTTICLDDRGRALTALPLFAAEIGARETIRLSKEHDASTFLSAARAARRFLWDSQRLGMDAVLRQIVPGGPRAEALELRLGAHARPARAASSRSSRR, from the coding sequence ATGTCCAACCTAGTCATCGACAAGGTCGAGGTTTACGTCTTCCGCCGCAGAACGAGAGCCGTGGAGTTCCTGGCCCTGCGCCGTGGGCCCCGAAAGAAGCTCCCGGGCGTCTGGCAGCCGGTGACCGGCAAGATCGAGCTGTTCGAGACTCCCGCCGAGGCCGCGCTGCGGGAGATCCGAGAAGAGACGGGACTTCGTCCGATCCGATTCTGGCGGCTCGAGCAGACCACCATTTGCCTCGACGACCGCGGCCGGGCGCTGACGGCGCTGCCGCTCTTTGCCGCCGAGATCGGAGCGCGAGAGACCATCCGGCTCTCGAAGGAGCACGACGCGTCGACATTCCTGAGCGCGGCGCGAGCTGCTCGTCGCTTCTTGTGGGATTCGCAGCGTCTGGGCATGGACGCCGTGCTGCGACAGATCGTTCCTGGAGGGCCGCGCGCCGAGGCGCTGGAGCTTCGCCTTGGAGCCCACGCTCGTCCCGCGCGTGCCGCTTCGTCCCGGTCCTCACGGAGGTAA
- a CDS encoding AtpZ/AtpI family protein produces MSPPKDEKRKYEALRSAGLLLAIPTLLIVSPLVGFFIGMAVDRWLETKWIFSVIGMVLGFVAAGRETWRIMRRVQDEEKESKRP; encoded by the coding sequence ATGAGCCCACCGAAGGATGAGAAGAGGAAGTACGAAGCCCTCCGGTCGGCCGGGTTGCTCCTCGCGATCCCGACGCTTCTCATCGTTTCTCCGCTGGTCGGCTTCTTCATCGGGATGGCGGTGGATCGCTGGCTCGAGACCAAATGGATCTTCAGCGTGATCGGCATGGTGCTGGGCTTCGTGGCCGCAGGCCGCGAGACCTGGCGGATCATGCGGCGCGTCCAGGACGAGGAAAAGGAGTCCAAGCGTCCCTGA